A window of Pelagicoccus enzymogenes genomic DNA:
GGTAGCTCGTATTCACCTTTCAACCACACCGGCACCCAATGCAGCGGCCCGATAGACCATGGCTTGAAGTGTTCCTTGTAGCTGTCCTTCCAGTCTGAATCCTGGATCTCACGTACCTTGGCATCGCCTGATACGTTGGCGATGCCGGAGAGTTCCGTCCAGGCGGCGATGGCTTCCTGTTCCGTATCGTAGATGCCTTGCACGCGGTAACCCTTGGCCTCGAAATCCTCGAAGAGGTTCCAGCGGGTCGCGTCCTCGACTTCGAAAACGGCTTCTTCTAAAACAGCAAACTCCTCTTGGGAGACGAATACAGTAATTTCGTACATGGCTAAAAATGGAATTGTTACTGAGCCTTGGGGCCGCGCTTGAATACGCTAGCTCCGATGATGCCGCCCAGAGCTCCTTGGATGAGGGAAAGAGCGGAACCTGCAGCCAACATGACCCCTACGACGAGCGGACGTACCTGCTCCAAGGTTAAGTTTTCCGCAAATTCTGCCGCCTCGGGCTGTCCGTCTTCATAGAACTTGCGCAAGATCTCTTCGCGAGCCGTTTCGAAATCTGCCTCGGTGAATCCATTGAAGAACACGATCGCGAACACGCCGAAGGCCACCAACATTCCCAAGAAGGACGATACCGCGCCCAGCTTCGCTCCAGTCCCAGCAGAAATGGTGATACTGTGCCGCTTGGCAAAACTTCCGGCCGCCGCGAAACCGCCGATGATGTAGTGGATGCAGAGAAAGATGTAGCTGTAGCCGACAAACCCAAGCACCGCCACGATGGCCGCCGCGATCAGGATCGACTTCTTCTTGGAGCAGGTGTCGAGGTCGACGATCTCGCCCTCTTCGTGTTCGTTCATGTCACTCATGATTCAGGCAGCATTGTCGCCTCGCTTCCAAGGTGGCGAGGCAAAATTCCTAGGCGTGGCCGGTAAAAACCTCCTCGACCTCCGGCTGCCGACCGCCCGTCAGGTCCAGTCGCTTGCCAACATCCGGAAGCTGCCCCCGGAACCACGTTCGCTGCTTCTTGGCAAGGCGACGCGTGTTAGTCGCAATCTTTTCGGCCAAGGTGGCCAGATCGTATTCGCCTCGCAGATACGAGATAGTTTCGCGGTAGCCAATCGCATTACAGGCGCTCGGATTGCGCTCGATCCCCTCTCGCAATAGCGACTCGACCTCCGAGACCAGCCCCGCTTCGAGCATCAAATCGACGCGCTGGGCGATACGCCGGTTCAGCTCCTCCTTGTCTCGTTCGAGAATGCAAAGCGACTTGGGAGCTTCCACCAGGGCATTGGTCTGGCGGGCGAAGTCAGCCTTAAGTTCCTGCAAGGTTCGCCCCGATTCGATACAGCGCTCCAAGGCCTTGGCAACGCGACGGGGATTGTCCACGTCCAATCCATCCAATCCCTGAGGATTGCGCTGCCTCAACGCTTCGACTGCAGACGACAGACCTCCCTCCATCAGTTCCGCCGCCAGAGCTGCGGTTTCTGGCGAAACGCTTACCGCATCCACTACAGGATGGAAGAACGCTTTCAGGTAGAATCCGCTTCCCCCCGTAACCAACACCTTTTTATTGCGGGCTTGGATGCGACGTATCGTCGCGATCGCCATTTCCACATATCGGCCAATATCCATCTGCTGCGACGGCTCCAGGAAGTCGATGAGATGATGCGGCACGCGAGCCATTTCCGCCGCGCTCGGCTTGGCCGTCCCCACGTCCATTCCGCGGTAGAAAAGCAGCGAATCGCAGTTCACGATCTCGGCGCCATTCTCTTCCGCCCAACGTAGTGCGAGCTCCGTCTTCCCCACTGCGGTACAGCCGGTCAGACAATAAATCCGCTGCAATGGCCCCGATTCGACCTCGTTGTTCTGTTTGTTCCCCTGCATTTGTGACTCTTGAGCTACCAAGCAGTTACGAGCGCGTTACATGTCGACGTAGCGAAAACAATTGACTCGCGCCACCCTGATCGAGCGTCATTAACCATAGAGCGTAACCGTACCGAACCTCCTCGGTCAGCTCGCAACTCATGAAGAAGCCTCCGCTCAGATTCAAGACGATCTTCATCTCGGACGTCCATCTCGGCACCTTGAACTGCAAAGCGAAGGAGTGCCTGCACTTCCTGAAAAACACCCGCTGCGACCGACTCGTCCTCAACGGCGACATCATCGACGGCTGGCAACTCGGTCGTGGCAGCAAGTGGGGCAAGATGGACACTAAATTTGTCCGCTACGTCCTAAAGCGAGTGGAAAAGCATCAGCAGGAGGTCATCTACCTGAGAGGCAACCACGACGACATCCTCAGCCGCTTCCTCCCCATGGAGTTCTCGACCGTCAAGATCGTGGAGGACTACATTCACGAGAATCCCAACGGCCGCTACCTTGTCCTGCACGGGGACGTCTTCGACACCATCACCAAGAATTTCACCTTCCTCGCCCACCTCGGCGACTGGGGCTACAAAATGCTGATGAGCCTCAACCGCTGGTACAACAAGTACCGTTCCTGGCGGGGCAAGGAGTACTACTCCCTCTCCAAGGCTATCAAAGCGAAGGTCAAGAAAGCGGTCAGCTTCATCTCCGACTTCGAGGAAAAGCTGGCCAAGCTTGCCGCCTCCCGCGGCTGTAGCGGAGTGATCTGCGGGCATATCCACACCCCGGCCGACAAGCACTTCGAAAACCTGCACTACTTGAATTCCGGCGATTGGGTCGAGTCACTTTCCGCCATCGTCGAACACCAGGACGGCCGTTTCGAGCTGGTCCACTTCAAGGACTTCGTGCTGGAGTACCCAATGAAGGAAGAGGGAACCCTAGCAGAGGCGGAGGAAGAGCTGGAGTCCGCGCTGTCGCCGAAACTCTTCGCAGAGGGGTTTTAGGGCGAAAACGCCGCGACACGAAAGTTTCGTAAGAAATTTGTGACTTTAGAGGTCATGGCATAGTCTAATGCCTCGATTCCAGCTAGCTAAATGGCTCACTACCAACAAAAAAAGTTGGATAGCCGTTTGCGTTAGCATATTTCTTACATTTCCTCTCACCTCCAACCACATCTAGCATATATGGCACAAGAAAATACCGAAGCAGCCACTAGCGCCGCTAAATCAGCAGAGTCTTCAAACGAAGGCCTCATGGCCTTCTTCACCGAAGAGCGAGTAAACAGCATCGTGGAATGGGCCGCCGCAAACGGACTCAAGATCCTCGCGGCTATCCTCATCTTCGTCATCGGCAAGTGGGTCGTCGGCAAGATCCGCAACGGCGTGAAAAAAACCATGGAAAAGAAGCAGGTCGATCCCGCTCTCGTTTCCTTCGGAACCAGCATCCTCTACTACATGCTGATGATCGCTGTGATCCTCGCAGCTATCCAGCAAGTGGGCTTCCAGACCACTTCCCTAGTGGCCATTCTTGGTGCTGCAGGCTTGGCGGTGGGCCTGGCATTGCAGGGCTCCCTCTCCAACTTCGCATCCGGAGTCCTCATCATCATGTTCCGCCCCTTCCGCATCGGCGACGTTATCGATGCAGGAGGACACATCGGCAAGGTGGTGGAAATCGGCGTGCTCGTCACCATCATGCACAGCCCGGACAACAAGAAGATCATCGTACCGAACTCTTCCATCATGTCCGGCAGCATCACCAATATCACCGCTAACGACACCCGTCGCGTCGACATGTCAGTGGGAGTTAGCTACTCGGACGATTTGGATAAGGTGACCAACATCATCAACGACGTGCTCAACGCCGACGAACGCGTGCTCAAGGATCCAGCGCCTCAGGTGGTGGTATCGGCCCTGGCCGACAGCAGCGTCAACTTCCACGTCCGTCCCTGGACCAAGAAGGAAGACTACTGGAACGTTTTCTTCGATTTCCAGAAGACCATCAAACAACGTCTCGACAGCGAAGGCGTCAGCATCCCGTTCCCACAGCGCGACGTTTGGATGCGCAAAGCCGACTAAAAGTCCGCTCGAAAGCCTTTCAAGAACGAGCCGCAGACCTCCGGGTTGCGGCTTTTTTGCGACCGCATTCCTGTTGGGAAAGACCTTTTGATTCGATTTTCAACTCCCCAAACCACGGCACAAGGCAGCCGCCCGAAAAGAGCTCCACTTTCGCAGACCTCGAGCAAACAAAAGGCCACCACTCCCAAACGGAAGGGTGGCCCGAAAAGCTGAAAGGCTGCCATTCAACGCATGCTCACAGGCACGTCCAAAACTTCGCGCAGCACAATTGCTGTCTTAAGCGAATCGCGATCGCTCAAGCTTTTCTTCAGACGCTGACGTATTTGCCCTTCGGATACGGAGGAAACGCTCAAGGGGACCAACGGCTTCCCTTTAGCCATAGATCCGGCTTTTTCCTTCGCCATGCGATGGGCCTTCTTCGCCTCCTCAAGCTTCGCCTCGATCTCGCGGCGACGCTCTTCGAAAGGATCGACGCGGCCATGCGAAACCTCTGCCACCTCCTCTACAACCGGTTCAGGCTTTCGAGGCGGCCTCGCTGGACGTCGAACGATTTCCTCTTCCTCGGGCTCTTCCGCTGGCGGCTGAGGTTCGTCAAAGATCAAAGTTCCCGGACGCTGCCCGGTAGGTTCTGCGCTTTCACGTTGGCGCTCGAGAATCTTGCGGCGTATCTCCTCTTGTATCTTACGAGCTCGCTCAGCTGCAGCCGGATCATTCTCTTCCTCCTCCTCCGGTCCCTTCCCCTTGAGGGAAGAGATCATGTAGAGCAGGAAGATTACGACCGGGGCAAACTTCCCGAGATTGTCAAAAAGCCAGTCCATGGCAGACTAACGGGCTTCCTTCTCGCTGTCTCCCTTTCCGGAAATCGAATCGCGCATGTTAGTGTCGGACTCTACATTCTTCATTTTGTAGTAATCCATGATCCCGAGGTTGCCATTGCGGAAGGCTTCCGCCATCGCCAGAGGCACTTGGGCTTCTGCCTCGACAACCTTAGCTCGCATTTCCTGCACCTTGGCCTGCATTTCCTGCTCGAGGGCAACCGCCGCCGCGCGACGAATTTCCGCCTGCGCTTGAGCCATATTCTTGTTGGCTTCCGCCTGAGCTTCCTGGAGCAAGGCACCCACGTTTTGCCCCACATCGACATCGGCGATGTCGATCGAAAGAATTTCAAAGGCGGTGCCCACATCCAAGCCGCGCTGCAGCACGACCTTGGAAATGCTGTCCGGGCTTTCCAAAACCTTCTTGTAGCTGTCGGCCGAACCGATAGTCGTGACAATACCTTCACCCACACGAGCGATGATGGTCTCTTCCTTGGCCCCCCCTACGAAGCGGTCCAAATTGGTACGCACGGTCACTCGAGCTTTTGCTTTCACTTGTATCCCATCTTTGGCGACGCCATCGATCGACTTCTTGGGACCGTCTTGGCTGGGACAATCGATCACCTTCGGGTCAACCGAAGTGCGAACCGCCTCGACCACCGACTTGCCCGATCCCTTGGTGGCAAGGTCGATGGCGCACGCCTGCACCCACTCCAACTTGATGCCCGCCTTTTTGGCTGCGATGATAGCCTGCACCGTAGGAATCAAGTTACCGCCTGCCAAGTAGTGAGCTTCCAAAGGCCCTTCCTGCAAATCGATCCCAGCTTTGATCGCTGTGATCTTGGCATCGACCACCGTGCTGTAAGGCACGCTACGCAAGCGCATGGCGACCAAGGTGGTGAAGCCCACGCCCGCTCCAGAGAGGATCGCCTTGAGCCAAGTTTGGAAGAAGGACAGCAGGTAAAGAAAAATTACCAGTCCGATGATGCCCGCGACGACGAGGGCAATTGTGATCATTGTGCTATTCATTATACTTTGGATACAGTTACTTTAAATTG
This region includes:
- the miaA gene encoding tRNA (adenosine(37)-N6)-dimethylallyltransferase MiaA encodes the protein MQGNKQNNEVESGPLQRIYCLTGCTAVGKTELALRWAEENGAEIVNCDSLLFYRGMDVGTAKPSAAEMARVPHHLIDFLEPSQQMDIGRYVEMAIATIRRIQARNKKVLVTGGSGFYLKAFFHPVVDAVSVSPETAALAAELMEGGLSSAVEALRQRNPQGLDGLDVDNPRRVAKALERCIESGRTLQELKADFARQTNALVEAPKSLCILERDKEELNRRIAQRVDLMLEAGLVSEVESLLREGIERNPSACNAIGYRETISYLRGEYDLATLAEKIATNTRRLAKKQRTWFRGQLPDVGKRLDLTGGRQPEVEEVFTGHA
- a CDS encoding UDP-2,3-diacylglucosamine diphosphatase is translated as MKKPPLRFKTIFISDVHLGTLNCKAKECLHFLKNTRCDRLVLNGDIIDGWQLGRGSKWGKMDTKFVRYVLKRVEKHQQEVIYLRGNHDDILSRFLPMEFSTVKIVEDYIHENPNGRYLVLHGDVFDTITKNFTFLAHLGDWGYKMLMSLNRWYNKYRSWRGKEYYSLSKAIKAKVKKAVSFISDFEEKLAKLAASRGCSGVICGHIHTPADKHFENLHYLNSGDWVESLSAIVEHQDGRFELVHFKDFVLEYPMKEEGTLAEAEEELESALSPKLFAEGF
- a CDS encoding mechanosensitive ion channel family protein, which codes for MAQENTEAATSAAKSAESSNEGLMAFFTEERVNSIVEWAAANGLKILAAILIFVIGKWVVGKIRNGVKKTMEKKQVDPALVSFGTSILYYMLMIAVILAAIQQVGFQTTSLVAILGAAGLAVGLALQGSLSNFASGVLIIMFRPFRIGDVIDAGGHIGKVVEIGVLVTIMHSPDNKKIIVPNSSIMSGSITNITANDTRRVDMSVGVSYSDDLDKVTNIINDVLNADERVLKDPAPQVVVSALADSSVNFHVRPWTKKEDYWNVFFDFQKTIKQRLDSEGVSIPFPQRDVWMRKAD
- the floA gene encoding flotillin-like protein FloA (flotillin-like protein involved in membrane lipid rafts), with translation MNSTMITIALVVAGIIGLVIFLYLLSFFQTWLKAILSGAGVGFTTLVAMRLRSVPYSTVVDAKITAIKAGIDLQEGPLEAHYLAGGNLIPTVQAIIAAKKAGIKLEWVQACAIDLATKGSGKSVVEAVRTSVDPKVIDCPSQDGPKKSIDGVAKDGIQVKAKARVTVRTNLDRFVGGAKEETIIARVGEGIVTTIGSADSYKKVLESPDSISKVVLQRGLDVGTAFEILSIDIADVDVGQNVGALLQEAQAEANKNMAQAQAEIRRAAAVALEQEMQAKVQEMRAKVVEAEAQVPLAMAEAFRNGNLGIMDYYKMKNVESDTNMRDSISGKGDSEKEAR